From a region of the Aeoliella mucimassa genome:
- a CDS encoding Lpg1974 family pore-forming outer membrane protein, giving the protein MSLTAFATTSYAQRSSTQRTAYNPVNGRVEQDARYRSQAESEARYQAGLQDPSYRAENVGSQVPMANPAIEQTSYYEGEAAYMPFEPACGTEIGCCDTVCGDSICGSMTTRGAVLYAGFEATFVKPHLGSNTAFTISDDTNTTPADTTISQTDFDYDFEFTPRVFLGWSRCGGDVGLRATWWQFDHESNIATGNPPSSGLGSLTHPTFADVDISSVTATDTFSAYTDLNAYTIDLEGVKNTEFCKWQFGVSGGLRYAYAEQGYYATMSDDTATLLDQITYTHSISGIGPTVAIEAYRPLGCRSGTFCKARGSLLFGDNDSSLLAQEDISTTTATTTSTTSSDDILSIYEMQIGYRWQGPIVRYRPWQPFYSVAMEGQMWDGAGNASSQDGTLGFFGLSTRVGVNW; this is encoded by the coding sequence TTGAGTCTGACGGCTTTCGCCACGACCAGCTATGCTCAGCGTTCTTCAACGCAGCGTACCGCCTACAACCCAGTGAACGGGCGAGTCGAGCAAGATGCTCGCTACCGTTCGCAAGCCGAATCTGAAGCCAGGTACCAGGCTGGGCTGCAAGATCCGTCTTATCGTGCGGAGAACGTGGGAAGCCAGGTGCCAATGGCGAATCCGGCGATTGAACAAACTTCGTACTACGAAGGCGAAGCCGCCTACATGCCTTTTGAGCCCGCCTGCGGCACCGAGATCGGCTGCTGCGACACCGTGTGTGGAGACTCGATCTGTGGCTCGATGACGACCCGTGGAGCAGTGCTCTACGCAGGTTTCGAAGCCACCTTTGTGAAACCTCACCTGGGTAGCAACACTGCGTTTACCATCTCGGATGATACGAATACCACTCCGGCAGATACCACGATTTCGCAGACCGATTTCGACTACGATTTCGAGTTTACTCCCCGAGTCTTCCTCGGTTGGAGTCGCTGTGGCGGAGACGTCGGACTGCGGGCCACCTGGTGGCAGTTCGATCACGAGTCGAACATCGCGACTGGCAATCCTCCCTCGTCGGGGCTGGGAAGCTTGACTCATCCCACGTTCGCCGATGTCGATATCTCGTCGGTCACGGCCACCGATACCTTCAGTGCTTATACCGATCTGAACGCCTATACCATCGATCTCGAAGGGGTAAAGAACACCGAGTTCTGCAAGTGGCAGTTTGGAGTCTCCGGTGGCTTGCGATACGCTTATGCGGAGCAAGGCTACTACGCGACCATGAGCGACGATACTGCCACGCTGCTCGACCAAATTACCTATACCCATTCGATTTCGGGGATCGGTCCTACGGTAGCAATCGAAGCCTATCGTCCGCTTGGATGCCGATCGGGCACGTTCTGCAAGGCTCGTGGATCGCTCTTGTTTGGCGACAACGACAGTTCGTTGCTAGCCCAAGAAGATATCTCCACCACCACCGCGACTACCACCAGCACCACGAGCAGCGACGACATTCTGTCGATCTATGAGATGCAAATTGGCTACCGTTGGCAAGGACCGATTGTTCGTTATCGTCCTTGGCAGCCGTTCTATTCGGTAGCCATGGAAGGTCAGATGTGGGACGGAGCCGGCAACGCTTCGAGCCAAGATGGCACGCTTGGCTTCTTTGGCCTCAGCACTCGCGTGGGCGTTAATTGGTAG
- a CDS encoding 3-keto-disaccharide hydrolase: MVAVCCLLILAASVAYAEETDTVSLFNSKDLTGWHADVPALDNDSDATGPFIVRDGNLVSLGTPGGHLITDEEHENYRIQVEYRFAGKPGNCGVLVHASKPRALYDMFPQSIEVQMMHENAGDFWCIVEDITVDNMVERRGPKDKWGITEGKSRRILNLTDGSENKVGEWNTMIIECVGDDVKVWVNGDFVNHGYKCTASKGHIAVQAEGSEVEFRKMELTPIKELSADDTKWEEK, translated from the coding sequence ATGGTTGCCGTTTGCTGTTTGCTAATCCTAGCTGCGTCTGTTGCGTATGCTGAGGAAACAGATACGGTATCCCTCTTCAATAGCAAGGATCTAACTGGCTGGCATGCTGACGTGCCAGCTTTAGACAACGATTCCGATGCAACAGGGCCATTTATAGTGCGAGACGGCAATCTTGTGAGTCTCGGCACGCCTGGTGGTCATCTCATTACCGATGAAGAACACGAAAACTACCGGATCCAGGTCGAATACCGGTTCGCCGGCAAGCCAGGAAACTGTGGGGTGCTCGTGCATGCTTCCAAACCACGGGCACTTTACGATATGTTTCCTCAGTCAATCGAAGTGCAGATGATGCACGAGAATGCAGGTGATTTCTGGTGCATCGTAGAAGATATCACCGTCGATAACATGGTCGAACGACGTGGCCCGAAAGACAAATGGGGCATCACCGAAGGCAAATCTCGCCGCATTCTCAACCTGACCGACGGATCAGAAAACAAAGTCGGCGAATGGAACACCATGATTATCGAATGCGTCGGCGACGACGTAAAAGTCTGGGTTAACGGCGACTTCGTAAACCACGGCTACAAATGCACTGCCAGCAAAGGGCATATAGCAGTGCAAGCCGAAGGCTCTGAGGTCGAGTTCCGTAAAATGGAGCTTACCCCTATCAAAGAACTAAGTGCCGACGATACGAAATGGGAAGAGAAGTAG
- a CDS encoding beta strand repeat-containing protein: MTRTKSKTAPAQRRPLGHESLEQRIVLDATGLEGNPYTPDLDLSAIATQEVVAGDTLTLDLLTAGGTISDPDGEGNESGDTFRFMLDPDVPDDTPTGATITSDGVLTWTPTESQLGTFEIVIIVVDEGSPVLADAETITVVVSSANASPEVDLNGSEEGTGYAASFTEGDDPVTIVDDENLTVSDEDNTELVSASIIITNASDGEDEVLSVDTTDTNISAEFDESTNTLTLTGADTLENYQKVLRTLTYENTSASPTEGDRTIEVLVRDGDAVSDAAVSTVTVSGENTTPEVDLNGETDGQNSTATFVEGAGAVSIVDASMTVVDADNDNLDIAVITISNLMDGDAELLAVDTTGTNITAGYNNANGVLTLSGSDTVANYQQVLRTLTYNNTSDDPSTDPRAILVIVSDGANYSTIRTSTISITTANDAPAFADLETQTAYVGEEMVVVVTASDVDSSDTLTFSLDTSNSPASATITQTGANTAEIRWTPGASDEGNSVGFAVLVSDDGTPVMSDNLEFSAMVNAARPTVDLNGDSEGTGFLVSFIENDFAVPLAEPDVAITTDSSTTITSATVTITNFSDGTAEVLAADTTGTSITASYDDTTGILSLTGVDTIANYQSVIASLSYQNTSEDPTAGDRAIEVVVNDGVVDSLPATATVTVFAINDVPDLTLPAPYDAPETPVEVTEFTTVSFTATGTDLDHTADELQFLIDSDDSGLPDGAAIPTITNPGGVFSWTPDATGTYSFRILLVDSEGDVDQELVTFTVVDDTTAPTVVTAPSGDLTGSIGSLTVTFSEAMGSAAFDIGNYTLEIVGGTNDGTVVSFVDLTQVSDTSVTLNLATDLAIESYELTLDNSLIDDLAENLLTGDNTFDFAVLGT, encoded by the coding sequence ATGACTCGGACCAAGAGCAAGACTGCACCCGCTCAGCGTCGCCCTCTGGGGCATGAGTCGCTTGAGCAGCGCATCGTACTCGACGCGACAGGGTTAGAAGGAAATCCTTACACTCCTGATCTCGATTTGTCGGCCATCGCCACTCAAGAGGTGGTTGCCGGCGACACGTTGACGCTCGACTTACTAACCGCCGGTGGTACCATCTCAGATCCCGATGGAGAAGGCAACGAATCGGGCGATACGTTCCGCTTCATGCTCGATCCCGACGTGCCCGACGACACGCCAACCGGGGCGACTATCACTTCCGATGGTGTGCTTACGTGGACTCCGACCGAGAGTCAGCTAGGCACGTTTGAGATCGTGATTATCGTGGTCGACGAGGGATCGCCAGTTTTGGCGGATGCCGAGACGATTACTGTGGTGGTCAGCTCGGCGAATGCGTCGCCTGAGGTCGATCTCAATGGTTCGGAAGAGGGAACCGGCTACGCAGCCTCGTTTACTGAAGGGGATGATCCGGTCACGATTGTGGACGACGAGAACCTTACCGTATCGGATGAGGACAATACCGAACTAGTTTCGGCTTCGATCATCATCACCAATGCCTCCGATGGGGAAGACGAGGTACTTTCGGTCGATACGACAGATACCAATATCAGCGCCGAGTTTGACGAGTCGACTAATACTCTCACCCTGACGGGTGCCGATACGCTCGAGAATTACCAAAAAGTGCTGCGAACGCTTACCTACGAGAACACCTCGGCCTCACCGACCGAGGGCGATCGCACCATCGAAGTGCTCGTTAGAGATGGCGATGCGGTGAGCGACGCGGCTGTTTCAACAGTCACCGTAAGTGGAGAAAATACCACGCCGGAAGTCGACCTGAACGGCGAAACGGATGGCCAGAACAGCACTGCAACGTTTGTCGAAGGGGCAGGGGCCGTCTCCATTGTCGACGCGTCCATGACCGTGGTCGACGCCGACAACGACAACCTCGACATCGCGGTGATTACCATCAGCAACCTGATGGATGGCGATGCAGAGCTGTTGGCTGTTGATACCACCGGTACTAATATTACCGCCGGCTATAATAACGCGAACGGCGTTTTGACCCTGTCGGGTAGCGACACTGTGGCCAACTACCAGCAGGTGCTTCGTACGCTGACCTACAACAATACCTCGGACGATCCTTCGACGGACCCTCGTGCCATTCTGGTGATCGTCAGCGATGGTGCGAACTACAGCACGATTCGCACCTCGACCATATCAATTACCACTGCGAACGACGCCCCCGCGTTTGCCGATCTTGAGACTCAGACCGCTTACGTGGGCGAAGAAATGGTGGTGGTGGTCACCGCCTCGGACGTCGACAGCAGCGACACACTGACCTTCAGTCTGGATACAAGCAACTCGCCAGCCAGTGCGACCATTACGCAAACGGGTGCGAACACCGCTGAGATTCGCTGGACTCCGGGGGCGAGCGACGAGGGTAACTCGGTTGGTTTCGCCGTGTTGGTGAGCGACGACGGCACCCCCGTGATGTCGGATAACCTCGAGTTCTCGGCCATGGTCAACGCGGCCCGCCCAACGGTCGATCTGAATGGCGATTCGGAGGGAACTGGCTTCCTGGTGTCGTTCATCGAAAACGACTTTGCGGTGCCATTGGCTGAACCCGATGTGGCAATCACCACCGATTCAAGCACCACCATCACTTCGGCTACCGTGACGATCACCAACTTCTCCGACGGAACCGCGGAAGTGCTGGCGGCCGACACTACGGGTACCAGCATTACCGCCAGCTACGACGACACGACGGGCATCCTGAGCCTGACTGGAGTCGACACGATCGCGAACTATCAATCGGTAATTGCGTCGCTGAGCTACCAGAACACCTCTGAGGACCCCACAGCGGGGGATCGAGCTATCGAGGTCGTCGTGAACGACGGAGTGGTCGATAGCCTGCCGGCTACGGCCACGGTTACCGTGTTCGCGATAAACGACGTGCCTGATTTGACGTTACCCGCACCGTACGACGCCCCCGAAACACCGGTGGAGGTCACCGAGTTCACCACGGTTAGCTTCACCGCTACCGGAACCGATCTCGACCATACTGCGGATGAACTCCAATTCCTTATCGACTCTGACGACAGCGGCCTGCCTGACGGAGCGGCGATCCCCACGATCACCAACCCAGGCGGGGTGTTCAGCTGGACTCCCGATGCGACCGGCACCTATAGCTTCCGCATCCTCCTGGTCGACAGCGAAGGCGACGTCGACCAGGAACTCGTAACGTTCACCGTGGTCGACGATACGACCGCTCCGACGGTGGTTACGGCCCCCAGCGGTGATCTGACGGGCTCTATCGGCTCGCTCACGGTGACCTTCAGCGAGGCCATGGGGTCGGCTGCCTTCGACATCGGCAACTACACGCTGGAGATCGTAGGGGGCACCAACGATGGCACTGTTGTTAGCTTTGTGGATCTGACTCAAGTGAGTGATACTTCGGTAACGCTCAATCTGGCGACCGATCTGGCGATCGAGAGCTACGAACTAACGCTCGATAACTCGCTGATCGACGACCTGGCCGAAAACCTACTGACAGGAGATAACACCTTCGACTTTGCGGTGCTAGGCACCTAG
- a CDS encoding diguanylate cyclase domain-containing protein: protein MASTDSMSLLVVLNLTFAVIALAVGFVAGVWLTGKRRAAHETGLDEEVELQKQLERERAALATERLRDLAGNVASDVGEHNKSMGEITAGLQSLDVTDVEATGAGLVDALSKIVTANEVLQERLAKAEEQIAAQAREIHLHESEARTDSLTGLANRRAFDDEMRRRHSEASRKGTVFSMLILDIDFFKKFNDTHGHQAGDEVLRAVGRQLVKTCGDMDLPCRYGGEEFAVVMPATSAKDAKTAAERIRADLESLTVVYEGKQLQITTSIGLAQWNTSEDVFHLLKRADDALYASKKAGRNCCHWNEAGENIPFTPRLLKNDEPTKKVKKANSLLIDTLPSRTKFADEIRRRMAESARTGRPISLVVFEPNSYEYIAKTHGLDVARATLDVIAVGVQNTIREMDLLARLDDSRLIVMLPENDSETASSVALRINLALNQCRQQLGDEVPEFEVEYGVSELEAGDTVESLVGRAVDDLAKQSEPDKVLQYQFDAE from the coding sequence ATGGCCTCCACCGATTCCATGAGCCTGTTAGTTGTATTGAATCTGACCTTCGCAGTCATTGCGTTGGCTGTTGGTTTTGTTGCCGGTGTCTGGTTAACCGGAAAGCGGCGTGCTGCGCACGAGACCGGTCTCGACGAAGAAGTCGAACTGCAAAAGCAACTGGAGCGCGAACGCGCGGCTTTAGCTACCGAACGTTTGCGAGACTTGGCTGGCAACGTTGCTAGTGATGTTGGCGAACACAACAAAAGCATGGGCGAAATCACCGCTGGTTTGCAGTCGCTCGACGTCACCGATGTCGAAGCAACTGGTGCGGGGCTCGTCGACGCTCTCTCGAAAATCGTCACGGCCAACGAAGTACTGCAAGAACGCCTGGCAAAGGCCGAAGAGCAAATAGCTGCCCAGGCCCGTGAAATCCATCTGCACGAATCCGAAGCACGCACCGACTCGCTAACCGGTTTAGCCAATCGTCGTGCGTTTGACGACGAGATGCGCCGGCGCCATTCGGAAGCTTCTCGCAAAGGCACCGTGTTCTCGATGCTGATTCTCGATATCGACTTCTTCAAGAAGTTCAACGATACCCACGGCCACCAGGCTGGGGACGAAGTGCTGCGGGCTGTCGGTCGCCAACTGGTGAAGACATGCGGCGATATGGACCTGCCTTGTCGCTACGGCGGCGAAGAGTTTGCCGTTGTGATGCCGGCCACTTCGGCGAAAGATGCCAAGACGGCCGCCGAGCGGATCCGTGCCGACCTTGAGTCGCTCACCGTTGTTTACGAAGGCAAGCAATTGCAGATTACCACCAGCATTGGCTTGGCACAGTGGAACACTTCGGAGGATGTCTTTCATCTGCTGAAACGCGCCGACGATGCGTTGTACGCTTCGAAGAAAGCTGGCCGCAACTGCTGCCATTGGAACGAAGCTGGTGAGAACATTCCTTTCACTCCGCGACTTCTGAAGAACGACGAGCCGACCAAAAAAGTAAAGAAGGCCAACTCGCTCTTGATCGATACCTTGCCAAGTCGCACTAAATTTGCCGATGAAATTCGCCGCCGAATGGCCGAATCGGCCCGTACTGGCAGGCCCATCAGCCTGGTTGTGTTCGAGCCCAACTCCTACGAATACATCGCAAAGACACATGGTCTCGACGTCGCACGAGCTACTTTGGACGTGATTGCGGTAGGGGTCCAAAACACGATTCGCGAAATGGATCTCCTGGCCCGACTCGATGATAGTCGGCTGATTGTGATGCTTCCCGAGAACGACTCGGAAACCGCTTCGTCGGTTGCACTGCGGATCAATTTGGCTCTGAATCAGTGTCGTCAGCAGTTGGGCGACGAGGTGCCTGAGTTCGAAGTCGAGTACGGTGTATCAGAACTCGAAGCAGGGGACACCGTGGAGTCGCTTGTCGGTCGAGCAGTCGACGACCTCGCCAAGCAAAGCGAGCCGGATAAAGTGCTGCAGTACCAATTCGACGCGGAGTAA
- a CDS encoding response regulator translates to MSNSRRTVLVADSDPSTRERTFLAFQQAGYKCVLAEDGHQAVARLKEGSFDLLVTDVVLPKLHGHALIVETLSQYPQPRIIALSDLVDARIVRDLLSRGIDDYMHKSVPVELLVTKAQSLFDLGTWRAGQMAATDDPEPQLTTYDRLELIEQQLQLLSDYFADRVADLFEQEYSVPEIPPGLMKYIDRLKDEETAQKEAGISSEANTRGAHRVDIKVVATAFQVDENYEAVDFPVNVVLSDISASGVRLLHTRAIPATDLVVAWSSITMPHYIFRIPLCVTRCRPSGRFYDIGGQFDIPQELEADMKAIAGMHGTATN, encoded by the coding sequence ATGTCCAACTCTCGCCGCACAGTACTTGTTGCAGACAGCGACCCGAGCACTCGGGAACGCACCTTTCTTGCCTTTCAACAGGCAGGCTACAAGTGCGTATTGGCCGAGGATGGCCACCAGGCAGTGGCTCGGCTGAAAGAGGGTTCGTTTGACCTGCTGGTAACCGACGTGGTGCTTCCCAAGCTTCACGGGCATGCACTCATCGTCGAGACACTGAGCCAGTATCCCCAGCCACGGATTATCGCATTAAGCGACTTGGTAGACGCCCGGATTGTCCGCGATTTGCTCTCGCGGGGCATCGACGACTACATGCACAAATCGGTACCAGTGGAACTACTGGTAACCAAGGCACAATCGCTCTTCGATCTGGGAACTTGGCGAGCAGGCCAGATGGCAGCCACCGATGATCCGGAACCACAACTCACGACCTACGACCGCCTGGAACTAATCGAACAGCAACTACAGTTGCTGTCGGATTACTTTGCGGATCGGGTGGCGGATCTCTTTGAGCAGGAGTACTCCGTACCGGAAATCCCGCCAGGCTTGATGAAGTATATTGATCGACTCAAAGACGAAGAAACCGCCCAAAAAGAGGCTGGAATTTCCAGCGAAGCGAACACTCGCGGGGCGCATCGCGTCGACATCAAGGTAGTTGCTACAGCTTTTCAAGTAGACGAAAACTATGAGGCTGTTGACTTCCCAGTGAACGTCGTACTGAGTGACATTTCCGCTTCTGGCGTGCGACTTTTGCATACGCGGGCGATTCCGGCAACCGATTTAGTGGTTGCCTGGTCGTCGATTACGATGCCTCACTACATCTTCCGCATCCCGCTTTGCGTCACCCGATGCCGTCCCTCTGGACGCTTTTACGACATCGGGGGCCAGTTTGATATTCCGCAGGAATTAGAAGCCGACATGAAAGCCATCGCCGGAATGCATGGTACGGCTACCAATTAA
- a CDS encoding matrixin family metalloprotease → MNILRAVLLLTLGCCLFAGSRLDAYDLGGRWTRTQSDGNGIERGDPVTLLWSIVPDGSSYDRSDNSDLVQFMDNLWNVPTESRINTFTERSWFAPIQDAYDQYSYVSGISMVYVAEQDERGRSTGQFGDMRIGGEAFDTNPNVNVLADNTYPNGGDMRIDTTPGEQVTGYAAFRNLISHESGHGVGLGHTDPVGAESIMEGGLQTHFFGLQFDDVYGVNRLYGDPREKSGGNDGSATATSLGQFEFSGAISLGTDAIDSVVEQFDDDWLGIDGDTDQDWFTFNTLKPGLANISITPLGPSYHTSDQGDFDATQQSDLTLEIYGPGATLITTINSTGLGGSESAEGVSLSAFDDYYVRVVGDQDANQFYQLDVEVELAEVVVEINRRTGAAAIKSELNERVSIFAYELESQVNALDPSDGAWNSLTDQQVGAFSETSATASMLAEQTQSTGLNLEANGQATIGSPYSPTITEPFGTAHADESMSFSYTIREGREFKDVHGVVNFVGDPLFNNVVLSVDPDTGLAKLTNESNTTIQFNGYSIQSESGSLLADSWESLEKQGIENWAESFTTSETVAEYDSTMLTELAPYEVLELGYLFDVDGVQDLTLSFVMESRRVSHSGDLLFEEVVYELASLPGDYNSDGIVDLADYTLWRDSLGATGLKLAADGNRDFIVDAADYDVWKSQFGQVLDSTGPSEAQVPEPTGVWLLLGIVGLASIACARSR, encoded by the coding sequence ATGAATATACTGCGTGCTGTGCTACTGCTGACTCTGGGTTGTTGCTTGTTTGCAGGTAGCCGACTCGATGCTTACGACTTGGGAGGACGATGGACTCGTACCCAATCCGATGGCAACGGTATCGAACGAGGAGATCCTGTCACGTTGCTCTGGAGTATTGTTCCAGATGGCAGTAGCTACGATCGATCAGACAACAGCGATCTCGTGCAGTTCATGGATAACCTGTGGAACGTGCCTACGGAGTCAAGAATAAACACTTTCACCGAGCGATCCTGGTTTGCACCGATTCAGGATGCCTACGACCAGTACTCTTATGTCTCGGGAATATCGATGGTCTACGTCGCCGAGCAGGACGAGCGTGGGCGGTCGACCGGTCAGTTCGGTGATATGCGGATTGGCGGCGAGGCATTCGATACCAACCCCAACGTGAATGTGCTTGCTGATAACACCTATCCCAACGGCGGCGACATGCGTATCGACACCACGCCTGGCGAGCAGGTTACTGGGTATGCGGCGTTTCGGAATCTCATTTCTCACGAAAGTGGGCACGGCGTTGGGCTCGGCCATACCGACCCTGTAGGTGCAGAGTCGATCATGGAAGGTGGATTGCAAACACATTTTTTTGGATTGCAGTTTGACGATGTCTATGGGGTTAACCGTCTCTACGGCGATCCGCGTGAAAAGAGCGGCGGCAACGATGGCTCTGCAACAGCTACCAGTCTAGGGCAGTTCGAATTCTCAGGAGCCATTTCGTTGGGGACCGATGCAATCGACTCGGTGGTCGAGCAATTCGACGACGACTGGCTGGGAATCGACGGGGATACCGATCAAGACTGGTTCACCTTCAATACCCTGAAGCCAGGGCTCGCCAATATTTCTATCACTCCTCTGGGCCCGTCTTACCATACTTCGGACCAAGGCGATTTCGATGCAACGCAGCAGTCGGATTTAACGCTCGAAATCTACGGGCCGGGCGCTACGTTGATTACCACGATCAACAGCACCGGCTTGGGGGGAAGCGAATCTGCCGAGGGAGTTTCGCTTTCCGCTTTCGACGACTACTACGTAAGAGTCGTTGGCGATCAAGATGCGAATCAATTCTATCAACTGGATGTTGAAGTGGAGCTTGCCGAGGTAGTGGTCGAAATCAATCGTCGGACCGGGGCAGCGGCTATTAAGTCGGAATTGAACGAACGAGTCAGCATCTTTGCCTATGAGTTGGAGTCGCAAGTCAATGCACTCGACCCTAGCGATGGAGCATGGAACAGCTTAACGGATCAGCAGGTGGGAGCTTTCAGTGAGACTTCCGCTACTGCTTCGATGTTGGCCGAACAAACCCAGTCGACGGGGCTTAATCTTGAGGCTAATGGTCAGGCCACCATCGGTAGTCCCTATAGTCCGACAATTACAGAACCCTTTGGTACTGCTCACGCCGACGAGTCGATGAGTTTCTCGTATACCATACGTGAGGGGCGAGAATTCAAGGACGTGCATGGCGTTGTCAATTTTGTAGGGGACCCACTTTTCAACAATGTGGTGCTTTCTGTAGATCCAGATACCGGGCTAGCTAAATTAACGAACGAGAGTAACACCACCATCCAATTCAACGGCTACTCGATTCAGTCGGAATCGGGATCGTTGCTGGCCGATTCGTGGGAGAGCCTGGAAAAGCAAGGAATTGAGAACTGGGCAGAGTCCTTCACTACCAGCGAAACAGTCGCTGAATACGACAGTACCATGCTTACTGAATTGGCTCCTTACGAAGTGTTGGAACTGGGGTACCTGTTTGATGTCGATGGGGTGCAAGATCTGACACTGAGTTTCGTGATGGAGAGTCGCCGCGTGAGCCACTCCGGTGATTTGTTGTTTGAAGAGGTTGTCTACGAACTGGCTAGTCTTCCCGGCGACTACAACTCGGATGGCATCGTTGATCTTGCTGACTACACCCTGTGGCGTGATAGCCTGGGGGCAACAGGGCTGAAGCTTGCTGCGGATGGAAATCGTGATTTCATAGTGGATGCTGCTGACTACGACGTTTGGAAGTCGCAATTCGGCCAGGTTCTCGACAGCACTGGACCGTCTGAAGCACAGGTGCCGGAGCCGACGGGCGTTTGGCTGTTGCTAGGAATCGTCGGTTTAGCCAGCATTGCCTGTGCGCGTTCCCGATAG